Proteins co-encoded in one Streptomyces roseochromogenus subsp. oscitans DS 12.976 genomic window:
- a CDS encoding DMT family transporter, with translation MPVTAARSGRLTDLPVLLVAVVWGSSYLAAKGVTTEQTVAAVLVLRFAVALPVLVAAGWRRLRGLSAVQLRGAGLLGLILAGIFLLETYGVVHTSATNAGLIISLTMVFTPLAESRVRGTRLPGAFMAAAGLSVLGVALLTQGTGFSAPNGGDLLMLGAAVARTVHVLAMSRMESVRGADALSLTTVQLGGAVVVFAALVALPGTGASPWAAAAGFGAGDWLGLLYLSAFCTLFAFFVQMWAVRRTSPSRVSLLLGTEPVWAAAVGIAVGGDRPGWPGLLGAVLVLAGTAWGRSVADRERGPGKTTEVATAGTGAEATGAETAV, from the coding sequence ATGCCCGTCACCGCGGCCCGCAGCGGCAGGCTGACCGATCTTCCCGTCCTGCTGGTCGCGGTGGTGTGGGGCTCCAGCTATCTGGCCGCCAAGGGTGTCACCACGGAACAGACCGTGGCGGCCGTGCTGGTGCTGCGGTTCGCCGTGGCGCTGCCGGTGCTGGTCGCCGCGGGCTGGCGGCGGCTGCGCGGCCTGAGCGCCGTGCAGCTGCGCGGGGCCGGGCTGCTGGGACTGATCCTCGCCGGGATCTTCCTGCTGGAGACGTACGGCGTAGTGCACACCTCGGCGACCAACGCCGGGCTGATCATCAGCCTCACGATGGTGTTCACCCCGCTGGCCGAGAGCCGGGTGCGCGGCACCCGACTGCCGGGCGCCTTCATGGCGGCCGCCGGGCTGTCGGTGCTCGGCGTGGCACTGCTCACCCAGGGCACCGGTTTCAGCGCCCCGAACGGCGGCGACCTGCTGATGCTGGGGGCCGCCGTCGCCCGTACCGTGCATGTCCTCGCCATGTCCCGCATGGAGTCGGTGCGCGGAGCGGACGCGCTGTCGCTGACCACCGTCCAGCTGGGCGGGGCGGTCGTCGTGTTCGCAGCGCTGGTGGCACTGCCGGGCACCGGTGCCTCGCCCTGGGCGGCCGCGGCCGGCTTCGGCGCCGGGGACTGGCTCGGACTGCTCTATCTGTCCGCGTTCTGCACCCTGTTCGCGTTCTTCGTGCAGATGTGGGCGGTGCGCCGTACCTCCCCCTCCCGGGTGAGCCTGCTGCTCGGCACGGAACCGGTGTGGGCCGCGGCGGTCGGCATCGCCGTCGGCGGTGACCGGCCCGGCTGGCCGGGCCTGCTCGGCGCGGTCCTGGTGCTCGCCGGCACGGCGTGGGGGCGGTCGGTGGCGGACCGGGAGCGGGGGCCCGGAAAGACCACGGAGGTGGCGACCGCAGGGACGGGAGCCGAGGCCACGGGGGCTGAGACCGCGGTGTGA
- a CDS encoding RICIN domain-containing protein encodes MNLATGRCLDIRDGDLSEGNDVITAPCSSALTQRWRVDTYLGVLRSAADDRFCLDSRGSVDRGVGIWECDAVYSDNGDNLRFTVDPDGTIRPDIAIDTAVAPDGRHEVTLNPLDGERDQRWRAGAR; translated from the coding sequence GTGAACCTGGCGACGGGCCGCTGCCTGGACATCCGCGACGGCGACCTGTCGGAAGGCAACGACGTCATCACGGCACCGTGTTCCTCCGCCCTCACCCAGCGCTGGCGGGTCGACACCTACCTGGGCGTGCTGCGCTCGGCAGCCGACGACCGCTTCTGCCTGGACAGCCGGGGCTCGGTCGACCGGGGCGTCGGCATCTGGGAGTGCGACGCGGTCTACAGCGACAACGGCGACAACCTCCGCTTCACCGTCGACCCCGACGGCACGATCCGCCCGGACATCGCCATCGATACGGCGGTGGCTCCGGACGGCCGGCACGAGGTGACCCTGAACCCACTGGACGGCGAGCGGGATCAGAGGTGGCGGGCGGGGGCACGGTAA
- a CDS encoding RNA polymerase sigma factor SigF, producing the protein MSPRLDASHTRIATSTPPPEPLDHPIDPLDPFEGLPEIPPYDEIGPVDARALSKTLFERLVSLEEGTHEYAYVRNTLVELNLALVKFAASRFRSRSEPMEDIIQVGTIGLIKAIDRFELSRGVEFPTFAMPTIIGEIKRFFRDTSWSVRVPRRLQELRLDLAKAGDELAQRLDRAPTVAELAEKLGISNDEVVEGMAASNAYTASSLDAQPEEDETEGALADRIGYEDHGLEGIEYVESLKPLIAELPPRDRKILSLRFVANMTQSEIGEELGISQMHVSRLLSRTLVRLRKALTVEE; encoded by the coding sequence ATGTCACCCCGGCTCGACGCATCGCATACCCGGATCGCGACGTCGACACCCCCACCGGAACCGCTGGATCATCCCATCGACCCCCTCGACCCCTTCGAGGGACTCCCGGAGATCCCCCCGTACGATGAGATCGGCCCGGTCGACGCGCGGGCCTTGTCCAAGACCCTCTTCGAGCGCCTCGTATCGCTGGAGGAAGGGACGCACGAGTATGCGTACGTCCGCAACACCCTCGTCGAGCTGAACCTCGCGCTCGTGAAGTTCGCCGCCTCCCGCTTTCGCTCCCGCAGCGAGCCGATGGAGGACATCATCCAGGTCGGCACCATCGGCCTGATCAAGGCGATCGACCGCTTCGAACTCTCCCGTGGCGTCGAGTTCCCGACCTTCGCGATGCCGACGATCATCGGCGAGATCAAGCGGTTCTTCCGCGACACCTCGTGGTCCGTGCGCGTGCCGCGCCGGCTGCAGGAGCTGCGCCTGGACCTGGCCAAGGCCGGGGACGAGCTGGCCCAGCGGCTGGACCGCGCCCCGACCGTCGCGGAGCTGGCCGAGAAGCTCGGCATCTCCAACGACGAGGTCGTCGAGGGCATGGCCGCGTCGAACGCCTACACCGCCTCCTCGCTGGACGCCCAGCCCGAGGAGGACGAGACGGAGGGCGCGCTCGCGGACCGCATCGGGTACGAGGACCACGGCCTTGAGGGCATCGAGTACGTCGAGTCGCTCAAGCCGCTGATCGCCGAACTCCCGCCCCGGGACCGGAAGATCCTCTCCCTGCGTTTCGTGGCGAACATGACCCAGTCGGAGATCGGCGAGGAACTCGGCATCTCCCAGATGCATGTGTCCCGGCTGCTCTCCCGCACGCTGGTACGGCTGCGCAAGGCGCTGACCGTCGAGGAGTGA
- a CDS encoding STAS domain-containing protein, giving the protein MDHGMVGSAQSGRLLVEVREAGSSAVVAPAGELDHHTADLLREPLDHLLAKGFSRLVVDCTRLEFCDSTGLNVLLGARLKAEAAGGGVHLAGMQPVVARVFEITGAEAVFTVHDSVEAALPDGAD; this is encoded by the coding sequence ATGGACCACGGGATGGTCGGCAGCGCACAGTCGGGCCGGCTTCTGGTGGAGGTGCGGGAAGCGGGCTCCAGCGCCGTTGTGGCACCTGCGGGTGAGCTGGATCACCACACCGCCGATCTTTTGCGTGAACCCCTCGACCACCTTCTGGCCAAGGGCTTCTCGCGCCTGGTCGTGGACTGCACGCGCCTGGAGTTCTGCGACTCCACGGGCCTGAACGTCCTGCTCGGCGCCCGGCTGAAGGCCGAGGCCGCCGGAGGCGGGGTCCATCTGGCCGGCATGCAGCCGGTGGTGGCCCGTGTGTTCGAGATCACGGGAGCCGAGGCGGTCTTCACCGTGCACGACTCCGTGGAGGCGGCCCTGCCCGACGGCGCCGACTGA
- a CDS encoding ATP-binding protein, whose product MSTTRPCSPGDRGPEPSGASGASEGGAPTAGVPAGAAAPSVPSGTPGDTQDIGGPQVRRLRLQGESGVVPLARDFTRQALYAWGWLPAAGADQRAAAEDVLLVVSELVTNACLHAEGPDELLLACDNKVIRVEVSDGGTGQPAPRTPHRAGRPGGHGMFIVQRLCLDWGVVRPTGRPGKTVWAELGAPG is encoded by the coding sequence ATGAGCACCACCCGGCCTTGCTCGCCGGGCGACCGCGGCCCGGAGCCCAGCGGCGCTTCCGGGGCGTCCGAGGGGGGTGCGCCGACGGCAGGCGTGCCCGCGGGGGCAGCCGCGCCGTCCGTGCCGTCCGGGACTCCCGGCGACACCCAGGACATCGGCGGGCCTCAGGTCCGCAGACTCCGCCTGCAGGGTGAGAGCGGGGTCGTCCCGCTCGCACGCGACTTCACCCGCCAGGCGCTGTACGCATGGGGCTGGCTGCCCGCCGCCGGAGCCGACCAGCGGGCCGCCGCCGAGGATGTACTGCTCGTCGTCTCCGAACTCGTCACCAACGCCTGCCTGCATGCCGAGGGCCCCGACGAACTGCTCCTGGCCTGCGACAACAAGGTGATCCGGGTGGAGGTCTCGGACGGCGGCACCGGCCAGCCGGCCCCGCGTACCCCGCACCGCGCCGGGCGCCCCGGCGGCCACGGCATGTTCATCGTGCAGCGGCTGTGCCTGGACTGGGGCGTCGTCCGCCCCACGGGCCGACCGGGCAAGACGGTGTGGGCGGAGCTGGGCGCCCCGGGGTAG
- the serS gene encoding serine--tRNA ligase, with product MLDVTLIRQHPEQVRAGLRKRGLDVDLDDFLALDARLREARTALERLRAERRRVSADIAARRRAGEPADEPLALAADLADAVTEATAAHTRLAEEHREFLDALPNLPDPDVPAGGKEHNEVVRTEGARPEFGCAPRDHVRLTQELGLVDHRRGAALAGSGHWVYRGEGAALEWALLNHFLDSHRQAGYTFVLPPHLLSWQAGYTAGQFPKFADDVFVTDRAADGRPERFLLPTAETALAALHHGETLDEHELPLKYVAYTPCYRKEAGGHRTAERGTLRGHQFNKVELFQLTRPADSDAAQLELLSRAEELVAGLGLHYRVTRLAAGDISAAQARTYDVEVWLPSLGAYVEVSSVSNARDYQARRGGIRYRPAGGGKAAYVHTLNASGLATSRLVPALLEQHQRPDGTVAVPEVLWRWGVPEVLRRP from the coding sequence ATGCTCGACGTCACCCTCATCCGACAGCATCCCGAGCAGGTCCGCGCCGGACTGCGCAAACGCGGCCTGGACGTGGACCTCGACGACTTCCTCGCCCTCGACGCACGGCTGCGCGAGGCCCGTACGGCCCTGGAGCGGCTGCGCGCCGAGCGGCGCCGCGTCTCGGCGGACATCGCGGCCCGGCGCCGGGCGGGCGAACCGGCGGACGAACCGCTCGCCCTGGCCGCGGACCTGGCCGACGCGGTCACCGAGGCCACCGCCGCGCACACCCGGCTGGCGGAGGAACACCGCGAGTTCCTCGACGCGCTGCCCAACCTGCCCGACCCGGACGTGCCCGCCGGCGGCAAGGAGCACAACGAGGTCGTCCGCACCGAGGGCGCCCGCCCGGAGTTCGGATGCGCGCCCCGGGACCATGTGCGGCTCACCCAGGAGCTCGGACTGGTCGACCACCGGCGTGGTGCCGCGCTCGCCGGCAGCGGGCACTGGGTCTACCGGGGTGAGGGTGCGGCGCTGGAGTGGGCGCTGCTCAACCACTTCCTGGACAGCCACCGCCAGGCGGGCTACACCTTCGTCCTGCCGCCCCACCTGCTCAGCTGGCAGGCCGGATACACCGCGGGGCAGTTCCCGAAGTTCGCGGACGACGTCTTCGTCACGGACCGCGCGGCCGACGGCCGTCCCGAACGCTTCCTGCTGCCCACCGCCGAGACCGCGCTCGCCGCCCTGCACCACGGCGAGACCCTCGACGAGCACGAGCTGCCGCTCAAGTACGTGGCCTACACGCCCTGTTACCGCAAGGAGGCCGGAGGTCACCGCACCGCCGAGCGGGGCACCCTGCGCGGCCACCAGTTCAACAAGGTCGAACTGTTCCAGCTCACCCGGCCGGCCGACTCGGACGCGGCCCAGCTGGAACTCCTGAGCCGGGCGGAGGAGTTGGTAGCCGGGCTGGGTCTGCACTACCGGGTCACCCGGCTCGCCGCCGGGGACATCAGCGCCGCCCAGGCCAGGACGTACGACGTCGAGGTCTGGCTGCCCAGCCTGGGCGCCTACGTCGAGGTCAGCTCCGTGTCGAACGCCCGTGACTACCAGGCCCGGCGCGGTGGCATCCGGTACCGCCCGGCCGGTGGCGGCAAGGCGGCGTACGTCCACACCCTCAACGCCTCGGGCCTGGCCACCAGCCGGCTTGTGCCGGCGCTGCTGGAGCAGCACCAGCGGCCCGACGGCACCGTCGCCGTGCCCGAGGTGCTGTGGCGGTGGGGGGTGCCGGAGGTGCTGCGCAGGCCGTGA
- a CDS encoding LPXTG cell wall anchor domain-containing protein gives MSYPKRTAALASAAALAGAAVLLAAPAAHADVVDVNYRCQTPIGVKSAVSPIAMQGVKSGSGYRITMSWQKGVSSSPVELGKGAMTPSASIELGGADSGTLPVSGPPNAAAIPANTPIKISDLSGTYTPKKTGKVTFTPGTLIIKALGTTTTCTPTNDPKPGLTLDVTAAGGGSSSSGGSSSSSSSSSGGQLPQTGPEDSAIALGTLGGTVLLAGAAGALWLTRRGQTARR, from the coding sequence GTGTCGTACCCGAAACGAACCGCCGCGCTCGCGTCCGCCGCGGCCCTGGCCGGCGCGGCGGTGCTGCTGGCCGCGCCGGCGGCCCACGCCGACGTCGTCGACGTCAACTACCGCTGTCAGACCCCGATCGGCGTCAAGAGCGCCGTCTCGCCCATCGCCATGCAGGGCGTCAAGAGCGGCAGCGGCTACAGGATCACCATGTCCTGGCAGAAGGGCGTCTCCTCCAGCCCCGTCGAGCTGGGCAAGGGCGCGATGACCCCGAGCGCCAGTATCGAGCTGGGCGGCGCCGACAGCGGCACGCTGCCGGTCAGCGGTCCTCCCAACGCGGCCGCGATCCCCGCCAACACGCCCATCAAGATAAGCGACTTGAGCGGCACGTACACGCCGAAGAAGACCGGCAAGGTCACCTTCACGCCGGGCACGCTCATCATCAAGGCGCTCGGTACGACGACGACGTGCACGCCGACCAACGATCCGAAACCGGGGCTGACCCTGGACGTGACCGCGGCAGGCGGCGGCTCGTCGTCCTCGGGTGGTTCCTCGTCGTCCTCCTCGTCGTCCTCGGGCGGACAGCTTCCGCAGACCGGCCCGGAGGACTCCGCGATCGCCCTCGGCACCCTCGGCGGCACGGTGCTCCTCGCCGGCGCGGCGGGCGCACTCTGGCTGACCCGGCGCGGCCAGACGGCCCGCCGCTGA